Proteins encoded together in one Microcaecilia unicolor chromosome 3, aMicUni1.1, whole genome shotgun sequence window:
- the SWSAP1 gene encoding ATPase SWSAP1: MWGETPPTATRHQSESKERPGPCCRRQLEACASQLANQSQRVRQPANGKAQRTPECGSGGGCDATHMACSLRRLFGSSPPGPRCLLLGERHSGKTVLLCLAAVRAAAENGRPVLFLARRPLQSLPAVGRDPLTLKKVQFLYPCSSEELLKVVASLHERDQAFPSLILLDGLEEYLTGDIGQQEAALISALLVDTAAYFTQKLQSTSGVPGVDACGCCCHLLISMRVPGEVGEEAEEPLALSVVERYFPEICQLRMDLDRLRKEEEEDEATEGGTVKVFRVSFRSRQRKESDTSDEEWVIRMQPSGQLEIALATSSPSLCPESGAGKNTLEEKGTTGVD, translated from the exons ATGTGGGGAGAAACTCCACCCACCGCAACTCGGCACCAATCAGAGAGCAAAGAACGGCCAGGGCCCTGCTGTCGTCGCCAATTAGAAGCGTGCGCCAGTCAGCTCGCCAATCAGAGTCAAAGGGTGCGGCAGCCAGCCAATGGGAAAGCGCAACGTACACCGGAATGCGGAAGTGGCGGAGGCTGCGATGCGACGCATATGGCTTGCTCTCTGCGCCGGTTATTCGGTTCCTCCCCGCCTGGGCCTCGGTGCCTCCTGCTCGGGGAGCGGCACAGTGGCAAGACAGTACTACTGTGCCTTGCGGCGGTGCGGGCGGCGGCGGAGAACGGCCGGCCTGTACTGTTCCTAGCTCGGAGGCCGTTGCAGAGTCTGCCCGCAGTCGGGCGGGACCCGCTCACGCTCAAG aaagttcAATTCCTTTATCCATGTTCCTCAGAGGAGCTACTGAAGGTCGTGGCCTCCCTGCATGAGCGTGAccaggcttttccttccttaatccttctggatgggctggaggaaTATTTAACTGGTGACATTGGCCAGCAGGAGGCAGCTCTGATCTCTGCCCTGCTAGTAGATACAGCTGCATATTTCACTCAGAAGCTCCAATCAACCTCTGGGGTGCCTGGTGTGGATGCCTGTGGCTGCTGCTGTCATCTACTTATCTCAATGAGAGTCCCAGGAGAGGTGGGAGAGGAAGCAGAAGAGCCCCTGGCACTTTCAGTTGTTGAGCGTTATTTCCCTGAGATATGCCAACTGAGGATGGATTTGGATAGATtgaggaaagaggaggaggaagatgagGCAACAGAAGGTGGGACGGTGAAAGTTTTCCGGGTCTCTTTCAGAAGCAGGCAAAGGAAAGAATCTGATACCAGTGATGAGGAGTGGGTAATACGGATGCAGCCCAGTGGACAATTGGAAATTGCCCTAGCTACATCCAGTCCATCATTGTGCCCAGAATCGGGAGCAGGAAAGAACACTCTTGAGGAGAAGGGAACTACGGGGGTGGACTAG
- the EPOR gene encoding erythropoietin receptor, with translation MEQLAVGVLFLILARTQAYGEQLPEDFYSKVSLLLAEELENPKCFTRTLEDLTCFWEDGAGEANRTFSFYYQLENDPEKSCRLSSKPTAQNSTWYICSLPIVDVVSFAVLRVRVTEENSNTPLYRRSLQINDVVLLDSPRNLTVSETEHPGQLFISWEAPQIYYLEDSFQYEVSFSSAGHTSIIQDGILSGRTDYTVTNVKEQMEYTIAVRVKPDGVSFSGYWSAWSQPVSVVTSSRELDPLILTLILILALLLLLIGTLVLLSHRRFLKQKVWPVIPNPANHFEGLFDMHKGNFQQWLGHSNTYLWWIPRLYTAEDMVTSVEILSELGQVQFRLPAWEEISFYVPSFQSTTEVWRDANPGQDQPPLALKDSYVALDERIPSFSVALNNMMPEEEASEDQVGQQMPGPTLEVCTGGQKEESGELDSALTSSSPTNGTPSPSPEQTSSSSFEYTVLDPMADTLSPRVPRPALQYSYLPVSDSGIATDYSTMSSNPSLGKPQRGQYSNFYENTPNYVICSQC, from the exons TCTCCCTGCTGTTAGCTGAAGAGCTGGAGAACCCCAAGTGTTTCACGCGTACCCTAGAAGACCTCACCTGCTTCTGGGAGGATGGCGCAGGTGAGGCCAACAGGACTTTCAGCTTCTACTATCAGCTGGA GAATGATCCGGAAAAATCCTGCAGACTGAGCTCAAAGCCGACTGCACAAAATAGCACCTGGTACATCTGCAGCCTTCCCATAGTAGATGTGGTTTCCTTTGCAGTTCTGAGGGTCCGAGTGACAGAAGAGAACAGCAACACCCCTCTGTACAGACGAAGCCTCCAGATCAACGATGTGG TGCTGCTGGATTCCCCCCGGAACTTGACTGTGTCAGAGACGGAGCACCCTGGTCAGCTCTTCATCAGCTGGGAGGCACCTCAAATCTATTACCTGGAAGACAGTTTCCAGTATGAGGTCAGCTTCTCTTCTGCTGGCCACACCTCCATCATCCAG GACGGGATCCTCTCTGGTCGAACCGACTACACTGTGACAAACGTGAAAGAACAAATGGAGTACACCATTGCTGTGAGGGTGAAACCAGATGGGGTCAGTTTCAGTGGCTACTGGAGTGCCTGGTCCCAGCCCGTCTCTGTGGTGACATCCTCCCGTG AACTGGACCCGCTCATCCTGACTTTGATTCTCATCCTGGCCCTACTCCTGCTCCTCATTGGCACTCTCGTTCTGCTCAGCCATCGCAG GTTCCTGAAGCAGAAGGTGTGGCCTGTGATCCCAAACCCCGCCAATCACTTTGAAGGCCTTTTTGATATGCACAAGGGAAATTTCCAG CAATGGCTTGGACACAGCAACACATACCTGTGGTGGATCCCTCGCCTCTACACTGCTGAAGACATGGTGACCTCTGTGGAGATCCTATCGGAGCTTGGTCAAGTCCAGTTCAGGCTCCCAGCCTGGGAAGAAATATCTTTCTATGTGCCCAGCTTCCAGAGCACCACAGAGGTATGGAGGGATGCAAACCCAGGGCAGGATCAACCCCCCCTGGCTCTCAAAGACAGCTATGTAGCTCTGGATGAAAGGATCCCGTCCTTCAGCGTGGCTTTGAACAACATGATGCCTGAGGAAGAAGCTTCTGAAGACCAAGTGGGGCAGCAAATGCCAGGCCCAACACTGGAAGTTTGTACTGGTGGGCAAAAGGAGGAAAGCGGGGAACTGGACTCTGCTTTGACGAGTTCCTCCCCGACCAACGGGACACCAAGCCCCAGCCCAGAGCAAACGTCTTCCTCAAGCTTTGAGTATACTGTGCTTGATCCAATGGCGGACACTCTCTCCCCCAGGGTCCCACGCCCTGCTCTACAGTATAGTTACCTCCCGGTTTCTGACTCAGGGATAGCCACAGACTACAGTACCATGAGCTCCAATCCCAGCCTTGGCAAACCTCAGAGGGGTCAGTACAGCAACTTCTACGAGAACACTCCTAATTATGTGATTTGTTCCCAgtgctga